A DNA window from Primulina tabacum isolate GXHZ01 chromosome 12, ASM2559414v2, whole genome shotgun sequence contains the following coding sequences:
- the LOC142520624 gene encoding uncharacterized protein LOC142520624, whose amino-acid sequence MQAWRGKERSMAALHGTYEEGYKLIPAYCEQIRKTNPGSIASVVATGQDNSFQRLFVSYRAAIYGFINACRPLLELDRVHLKGKYLGLLFCAAAVDADGALFPLAIAIVDEETDENWIWFMSELRKLLGVNTDNMPRLTILSERTTGMVQAVETHFPNAFHGFCLRFISENFRDTFKNSNLVNIFWNAVYALTTVEFENKISEMVQISQDVLPWFHHFDPQLWAVAYFEGVRYGHFTIAVTELLYDWALECHELPIVHMMEHIRHQLTSWFNDRRNTAMRWTSILAPSAEKRISEAIADARCYKVLRANEVEFEIVSTERTNIVDIRSRVCSCRRWQLYGLPCAHAAAALISCGQNAHLFAEHCFTVHSYRDTYSQMIYPIPDKSLWNEPREGTEGGVAKVDITIRPPKTRRPPGRPKRKVLRIESFKRPKRLVQCGRCHMLGHSQKKCTLPM is encoded by the coding sequence ATGCAGGCGTGGCGGGGGAAAGAGCGTAGCATGGCTGCACTACATGGGACGTATGAAGAAGGTTATAAACTTATTCCTGCATATTGTGAGCAGATTAGGAAGACCAACCCTGGTAGCATTGCCTCTGTTGTAGCCACTGGGCAAGATAATTCCTTTCAGAGGTTATTTGTTTCTTACCGAGCTGCAATCTATGGATTCATAAATGCTTGTAGGCCACTTTTGGAACTGGACAGGGTTCATCTCAAAGGAAAGTACCTTGGATTATTGTTCTGTGCTGCTGCTGTCGATGCTGATGGTGCATTGTTTCCTTTGGCAATAGCCATCGTCGATGAGGAGACTGATGAGAACTGGATATGGTTTATGTCAGAGCTGCGTAAACTTCTTGGAGTAAATACCGACAATATGCCCAGGCTCACGATACTCTCTGAGAGAACAACTGGCATGGTGCAAGCTGTTGAAACACATTTCCCTAATGCATTTCATGGTTTTTGTTTGCGATTCATCAGCGAAAACTTCCGTGATACATTTAAGAATTCGAATCTGGTGAACATATTCTGGAATGCTGTTTATGCGCTCACAACAGTTGAAttcgaaaataaaatttctgagATGGTGCAGATTTCACAGGATGTCCTGCCATGGTTTCATCATTTCGACCCTCAACTGTGGGCCGTTGCGTACTTTGAAGGAGTACGGTACGGTCATTTCACAATTGCAGTAACAGAGTTATTGTATGATTGGGCTTTGGAATGTCACGAGCTCCCTATTGTACATATGATGGAGCATATTCGTCATCAGTTAACTTCATGGTTCAATGATCGTCGTAACACGGCCATGAGATGGACCTCAATCCTCGCCCCTTCTGCCGAAAAGCGGATTTCAGAAGCAATTGCAGATGCTCGCTGCTATAAAGTACTCCGGGCAAATGAAGTCGAATTTGAAATCGTGTCGACCGAACGAACAAACATTGTAGACATACGCAGTCGAGTATGCTCTTGTCGTCGCTGGCAGCTCTACGGCCTGCCATGTGCACACGCAGCAGCAGCACTCATATCCTGTGGCCAAAACGCACATCTATTTGCCGAACACTGCTTCACTGTACATAGTTACCGCGATACCTACTCGCAGATGATATATCCGATCCCTGACAAAAGCCTTTGGAACGAACCTCGTGAAGGCACCGAGGGCGGAGTTGCCAAAGTTGACATCACGATTCGCCCGCCTAAAACTCGTAGACCTCCAGGAAGGCCGAAAAGGAAGGTGCTTCGGATAGAGAGTTTTAAACGGCCAAAAAGACTTGTTCAATGCGGTCGCTGCCATATGCTGGGACATTCCCAGAAGAAATGCACGTTGCCAATGTGA
- the LOC142520035 gene encoding putative beta-D-xylosidase 5, with protein MAAKPFLILSLLAATFLFTFTCARNGPLAQIMDSTSTVNANYTHVCDAARFLDLGLNIKDFAYCDTSLSYEVRVKDLVDRMTLTEKVNQIGDTANGVPRIGLPQYEWWSEALHGVSDVGQWNSKASFFDDVVPGATSFPTPITTAASFNQSLWKKIGQAVSTEARAMHNLGHAGLTFWSPNINVVRDPRWGRALETPGEDPYVVGEYAANYVRGLQDVEGTENATDLNSRPIKVAACCKHYAAYDVDNWLGIERYNYDARVTEQDMLETFLKPFEMCVKEGDVTSVMCSYNKINGIPACADPRLLRDKIRGEWDLHGYIVSDCDSIEVMINHQKWLKDEPEDAVAQALKAGLDLDCGNYYTNYARNSVRKGKVSEKDIDVALKNLYVVLMRLGFFDGNPQFDKLDMTNVCSDEHIELATEAAREGIVLLKNDNQALPLSTDKIKTIAVVGPHANATSAMIGNYAGVPCQYTSPIDGFAKYGKVIYEMGCGDVACKNDSMIFPAVQAAKKADATILVIGIDLSIEAESLDREDLLLPGYQDQLINQVAAQSKGPVVVVIMSAGGVDVSFSKGSSKVHSILWAGYPGEEGGRAIADVVFGKYNPGGRLPLTWHENEYVDMLPMTSMPLRPIDHLGYPGRTYKFHSSSSVYPFGYGLSYTKFSYSLVSSTKSLQVQLNKFQHCREMNYTEGSYKPACPAILIDDLQCDEHHNVELNLEVKNVGERDGSEVVIVYWVPPSGIVDAPIKQVVAFRRVFVAAGKSEKASFVLNACKSLGVVDYKGYNLIPSGGSNFIIGDNMLKVPVNIDFQH; from the exons ATGGCAGCAAAACCATTCCTCATCCTCTCTTTACTAGCGGCCACATTTctgttcaccttcacttgtgCAAGAAATGGTCCATTGGCACAGATTATGGACTCCACATCCACCGTCAATGCGAACTACACTCACGTTTGCGACGCGGCTCGGTTTTTGGATCTCGGTTTGAACATCAAAGACTTCGCATACTGCGACACCTCACTCTCTTACGAGGTACGCGTCAAGGATTTGGTGGACAGGATGACATTGACTGAGAAAGTTAACCAGATCGGAGACACGGCCAACGGGGTTCCGAGAATCGGGCTCCCACAGTACGAGTGGTGGTCGGAGGCACTGCACGGTGTGTCGGACGTGGGGCAATGGAACAGCAAAGCCTCATTCTTCGACGATGTTGTCCCTGGTGCAACAAGTTTTCCAACTCCTATTACCACAGCTGCTAGTTTTAACCAATCTTTGTGGAAAAAGATTGGCCAG GCGGTTTCGACAGAAGCAAGAGCCATGCACAACTTAGGCCACGCGGGGCTGACATTTTGGAGTCCTAACATTAACGTCGTTAGGGATCCTAGGTGGGGAAGAGCCCTCGAAACACCCGGCGAGGACCCTTACGTCGTGGGCGAGTATGCAGCCAACTATGTACGAGGTTTACAAGATGTCGAGGGAACCGAGAATGCAACAGATCTCAACTCTAGGCCTATTAAGGTTGCTGCATGCTGCAAGCATTATGCAGCTTATGATGTGGACAACTGGCTTGGAATCGAGCGCTACAACTACGACGCAAGA GTGACTGAGCAAGACATGCTAGAGACATTTCTTAAGCCATTCGAAATGTGCGTGAAAGAGGGCGACGTGACTAGCGTGATGTGTTCTTACAACAAGATTAATGGCATTCCTGCTTGCGCAGATCCGCGGCTTCTGAGGGATAAAATAAGAGGAGAATGGGATCTTCACGG ATACATAGTTTCAGACTGCGATTCCATTGAAGTGAtgataaatcatcaaaaatGGCTTAAAGATGAACCCGAGGATGCTGTTGCTCAAGCTCTAAAAGCAG GATTGGACTTGGATTGCGGGAATTATTACACTAACTATGCTAGAAACTCGGTAAGAAAGGGGAAAGTGAGCGAAAAAGATATAGACGTTGCCCTCAAGAATCTATACGTTGTTCTCATGAGGCTTGGCTTTTTCGATGGAAACCCGCAATTCGACAAGCTGGACATGACTAATGTGTGCAGTGATGAGCACATTGAACTAGCGACTGAGGCAGCACGCGAAGGAATCGTTCTCCTTAAGAACGACAATCAAGCATTGCCTTTGAGCACAGACAAGATAAAGACCATAGCAGTCGTCGGGCCGCATGCAAATGCCACCAGCGCCATGATCGGCAACTATGCAG GTGTTCCATGTCAGTACACATCTCCAATCGACGGCTTCGCCAAGTATGGAAAAGTGATATACGAAATGGGGTGTGGAGATGTAGCATGCAAAAACGATAGCATGATCTTCCCAGCAGTCCAAGCGGCAAAGAAAGCTGATGCAACTATATTGGTGATCGGAATCGATTTAAGCATCGAGGCCGAAAGCTTAGACAGGGAAGATTTGCTCCTTCCAGGCTACCAGGATCAACTGATCAATCAAGTTGCAGCCCAATCCAAAGGCCCTGTAGTGGTAGTCATCATGTCGGCTGGCGGTGTGGACGTTTCATTCTCCAAGGGTTCTTCCAAGGTTCATTCTATTCTATGGGCCGGATATCCCGGAGAAGAAGGAGGCCGGGCTATAGCCGACGTCGTGTTTGGCAAATACAACCCCGGAGGGAGACTGCCTCTAACCTGGCACGAAAACGAATACGTCGACATGCTACCAATGACATCCATGCCCTTGAGACCAATCGACCACCTCGGTTACCCTGGACGAACATACAAATTCCACAGCAGCTCAAGCGTTTATCCCTTCGGATACGGCCTTAGCTACACCAAATTCTCCTACTCTCTCGTTTCCTCCACGAAATCTCTGCAGGTCCAGTTGAACAAGTTCCAGCATTGTCGAGAGATGAACTACACCGAAGGCTCATACAAACCAGCCTGCCCCGCAATTCTCATCGACGACTTGCAGTGCGACGAACACCACAATGTTGAGCTGAATTTAGAGGTCAAGAACGTCGGCGAGAGGGATGGAAGCGAAGTCGTGATCGTGTATTGGGTTCCGCCTAGCGGCATCGTGGACGCACCTATTAAACAGGTTGTTGCTTTTAGAAGAGTCTTTGTTGCTGCCGGGAAGAGTGAGAAGGCTAGCTTTGTATTGAATGCTTGCAAGAGCCTGGGAGTTGTCGATTATAAGGGCTACAATTTGATACCTTCGGGTGGCAGTAATTTCATCATCGGAGATAATATGCTCAAAGTTCCGGTCAACATAGATTTTCAACATTGA